One segment of Massilia sp. Se16.2.3 DNA contains the following:
- a CDS encoding S9 family peptidase, whose translation MNKNSPLLGKLAALLLAAGIGLNASAAGTAAPATTGTPLPVQAFFKKPVLGSPTLSPSGKKIAMLVSNAEGRIGLAVADIATPNKFKGVAQFPDADIRSVSWVNDERLVFDLTDRQAALGMQLGSGLYAVNADGSDFLWLIERTGNYRVSGNSLRRPLPERYVFMGTLNDGTDDVMVQRYIPTGQGHPATTMMMRLNTRTMGTRSIFNEAVPDGVQAWLLDRDKQPRAVVTTDGKRKGAVHWRDPGTPGWTELYRFDPTEGEDAITPVAIDRDGQLYVRALNTEAKDGTSALYRYDVKARKLEDKPMLSLPGFDFAGGMLFDAGSKALLGVSYMQEAEGVTWFDPKMRSLQEAVDKLLPSTNNEISCSRCVEARHVIVTASSDIQAPVHFLFDNQTGKLQLLGASRPWLDSAAMAGTQDFQRVKTRDGFDIPVYVTKPKGKGPFPTVVMVHGGPYVRGVEWGFNPANQFLASRGYLVVEPEFRGSTGYGSKLFKAGWKQWGLAMQDDITDATRWAIAQGLADPKRVAIVGGSYGGYATMMGLVKEPELYKAGVNIVGVTDIELMYSIGWSDFMDADNPWVRYGMPRMIGDPSKDAAQLAATSPLKQAARIKQPVLMAYGEEDYRVPLPHGTKMRDALIAAGNRNVEWVQYAEEGHGFNLEKNNVDFWTRVERFLDKHVK comes from the coding sequence ATGAACAAGAATTCTCCCCTGTTGGGTAAATTGGCCGCACTGCTGCTGGCAGCCGGCATTGGCCTGAACGCATCGGCCGCGGGCACTGCCGCTCCGGCGACGACCGGCACACCGCTGCCTGTGCAAGCCTTTTTCAAGAAGCCGGTGCTGGGCTCGCCCACGCTGTCGCCTTCCGGCAAGAAAATCGCGATGCTGGTGTCGAACGCAGAGGGCCGCATCGGCCTGGCCGTTGCCGACATCGCCACGCCGAACAAATTCAAGGGCGTCGCCCAGTTCCCGGACGCCGACATTCGCAGCGTCAGCTGGGTGAACGACGAACGCCTCGTCTTCGACCTGACCGACCGCCAGGCCGCGCTCGGGATGCAGCTCGGCAGCGGCCTGTACGCAGTCAATGCCGACGGCAGCGACTTCCTCTGGCTCATCGAGCGCACCGGCAACTACCGCGTCAGCGGCAATTCGCTGCGCCGCCCTCTGCCTGAGCGCTATGTCTTCATGGGAACGCTCAACGACGGCACGGACGACGTCATGGTCCAGCGCTACATCCCGACCGGCCAGGGCCACCCGGCGACGACCATGATGATGCGCCTGAACACGCGCACGATGGGCACGCGCAGCATTTTCAACGAGGCCGTGCCCGATGGTGTCCAGGCCTGGCTGCTCGACCGCGATAAGCAGCCGCGCGCCGTGGTCACGACCGACGGCAAGCGCAAGGGGGCCGTCCATTGGCGCGACCCGGGCACGCCTGGCTGGACCGAACTGTACCGCTTCGACCCGACCGAGGGCGAGGACGCGATCACCCCGGTGGCCATCGACCGCGACGGCCAGCTCTACGTACGCGCCCTGAACACCGAGGCGAAGGACGGAACGTCCGCGCTGTACCGCTATGACGTCAAGGCGCGCAAGCTGGAAGACAAGCCCATGCTCAGCCTGCCGGGCTTCGATTTCGCCGGCGGCATGCTGTTCGACGCCGGCAGCAAGGCCTTGCTGGGGGTGAGCTACATGCAGGAAGCCGAGGGCGTGACCTGGTTCGATCCGAAAATGCGTAGTCTGCAGGAAGCTGTCGACAAGCTGCTGCCGTCGACCAACAACGAGATTTCGTGCAGCCGCTGCGTAGAGGCACGCCATGTCATCGTGACCGCTTCCTCCGATATCCAGGCGCCTGTACATTTCCTGTTCGACAACCAAACCGGCAAGCTGCAGCTGCTGGGCGCGTCGCGTCCATGGCTGGATTCGGCAGCGATGGCCGGCACCCAGGACTTCCAGCGCGTCAAGACGCGTGACGGCTTCGACATTCCCGTGTACGTCACCAAGCCAAAAGGCAAGGGACCGTTCCCGACGGTCGTGATGGTGCACGGCGGCCCGTATGTGCGCGGTGTCGAGTGGGGCTTCAACCCGGCCAACCAGTTCCTCGCTTCGCGTGGCTACCTGGTGGTCGAGCCGGAATTCCGCGGCAGCACCGGCTATGGCAGCAAGCTGTTCAAGGCCGGCTGGAAGCAGTGGGGTCTGGCAATGCAGGACGACATCACCGATGCGACGCGCTGGGCTATCGCCCAGGGTCTCGCCGATCCGAAACGCGTCGCCATCGTCGGCGGTAGCTATGGCGGCTACGCGACGATGATGGGACTGGTGAAGGAACCGGAGCTGTACAAGGCGGGCGTGAACATCGTCGGTGTCACCGACATCGAACTGATGTACAGCATCGGCTGGAGCGACTTCATGGATGCCGACAATCCATGGGTGCGCTACGGCATGCCGCGCATGATCGGCGACCCGAGCAAGGACGCGGCACAGCTGGCGGCCACGTCCCCGCTGAAGCAGGCCGCACGCATCAAGCAGCCGGTGCTGATGGCCTACGGGGAAGAAGATTATCGCGTACCGCTGCCGCACGGCACCAAGATGCGCGATGCCCTCATCGCCGCCGGCAACAGGAATGTCGAGTGGGTGCAATACGCGGAAGAAGGCCACGGCTTCAACCTGGAGAAGAATAACGTCGACTTCTGGACCCGCGTCGAACGCTTCCTCGACAAGCACGTGAAATAA
- a CDS encoding TonB-dependent siderophore receptor, which translates to MAQEQLQTTPQPQATTPAAAQKVERVEVTGTRIKRADAEGALPVTVIKREELEASGSTTVAEFMRTSTFSSAGNFRPQSGSSAQSFAGIDLRGLGSQRTLVLLDGRRLPKAPNVGDSADLNTVPMAAVERIEILTDGASAVYGSDAIGGVVNIITRKDFEGVAGVIGYTKPENEGGARKEASVLVGVNGEKGRLIMGASKTGRGMVYTKDRPWGQTRGVTSYGNNYDDGEKLTSIGNLRGDPNLGCTDPNFYLAANGACSYNFNAVAADEAQIDSQAFFARGESQISDNWKFYANASTTNTTSFGRYAPTPAAFTIAANTPNNPTDAPIDVYHRTAAAGNRDTNTDAWLSNVAAGFQGKLANNIDLDVGAAYTRSTYKELGRNYIVRPILEQYANSGLYDLYNPNANSPEVLGAIKATVGRDGLFKQTDVYAIGTFYDLFQLPGGGVSLLASVESREEVFADIYDSLSEAGVIEGSAGNSASGKRRVSGAALEMVFPITKTLEASAAGRFDKYSDYGNDFSPKISLRWQPMKNLTLRTSYGEGFRAPSLPQLNQKETFSAESVFDPATCLAFGGGTGGGLPDEDDCNIGKTVQVDTYTGANSALQSEQSKQFSIGAVWDVIPAVSVKVDYARIEIDNKLTLIGAQDLIDRSNGTDPRAIPAGLAVVRNAQGRITRIQQGYANEGTLKGEYLDVSVTGRWKNAMVGNFDHELRYSNTLSYDDDGSEMTGTLGLPRYRATLMNNWRRGPFGASYNINVTGKNADSATRAVPTYVTHDVQATYTMPWNTKLIAGVVNAGGKMPKLVSYDGRNFNFYLYDGYGRQAYVRLEHKF; encoded by the coding sequence ATGGCGCAAGAACAACTGCAAACGACCCCGCAGCCACAGGCGACCACGCCTGCAGCAGCACAGAAGGTCGAGCGCGTTGAAGTCACCGGTACCCGCATCAAGCGTGCGGACGCCGAAGGCGCCCTGCCAGTTACCGTGATTAAGCGCGAAGAACTGGAAGCCTCCGGTTCGACCACCGTCGCTGAATTCATGCGTACCTCGACCTTCTCGTCGGCTGGTAACTTCCGCCCGCAATCCGGTAGCTCGGCCCAGTCCTTCGCCGGCATCGACCTGCGCGGCCTCGGTTCGCAGCGTACCCTGGTCCTGCTGGACGGCCGTCGCCTGCCGAAGGCACCGAACGTCGGCGATTCCGCTGACCTGAACACCGTGCCGATGGCAGCGGTCGAGCGCATCGAGATCCTGACCGACGGCGCGTCGGCAGTCTACGGCTCGGATGCAATCGGCGGCGTGGTCAACATCATCACCCGCAAGGACTTCGAAGGCGTCGCTGGCGTCATCGGCTACACCAAGCCGGAAAACGAAGGCGGCGCACGTAAGGAAGCGTCGGTCCTGGTTGGCGTGAACGGCGAAAAAGGCCGCCTGATCATGGGCGCGTCGAAGACCGGCCGTGGCATGGTGTACACCAAGGACCGTCCATGGGGCCAGACCCGCGGCGTGACCTCGTACGGCAACAACTACGACGACGGCGAGAAGCTGACCTCGATCGGCAACCTGCGCGGTGACCCAAACCTGGGCTGTACCGACCCTAACTTCTACCTGGCAGCAAACGGCGCTTGCTCGTACAACTTCAACGCTGTTGCAGCGGACGAAGCGCAGATCGACAGCCAGGCCTTCTTCGCCCGCGGCGAGAGCCAGATCAGCGACAACTGGAAGTTCTACGCCAACGCGTCGACCACCAACACCACCAGCTTTGGCCGCTACGCGCCGACTCCGGCGGCGTTCACCATCGCTGCCAACACGCCGAACAACCCGACCGATGCGCCGATCGACGTGTACCACCGTACCGCCGCTGCCGGCAACCGCGACACCAACACCGACGCATGGCTGTCGAACGTCGCCGCTGGTTTCCAGGGCAAGCTGGCCAACAACATCGACCTCGATGTCGGCGCCGCCTACACCCGTTCGACCTACAAGGAACTGGGCCGCAACTACATCGTGCGTCCGATCCTGGAACAGTACGCCAACTCGGGCCTCTACGACCTGTACAACCCGAACGCGAACTCGCCGGAAGTGCTGGGCGCGATCAAGGCCACGGTCGGCCGCGACGGCCTGTTCAAGCAGACCGACGTCTATGCGATCGGCACCTTCTATGACCTGTTCCAACTGCCAGGCGGCGGCGTTTCGCTGCTGGCTTCGGTGGAAAGCCGCGAAGAAGTCTTCGCCGATATCTACGATTCGCTGTCGGAAGCCGGCGTGATCGAAGGTTCGGCTGGTAACTCGGCTTCGGGCAAGCGTCGCGTCAGCGGTGCCGCACTCGAAATGGTGTTCCCGATCACCAAGACGCTGGAAGCCAGCGCCGCTGGCCGCTTCGACAAGTACAGCGACTACGGCAACGATTTCTCGCCGAAAATCTCGCTGCGCTGGCAGCCAATGAAGAACCTGACCCTGCGTACCTCGTACGGCGAAGGCTTCCGCGCGCCAAGCCTGCCACAGCTGAACCAGAAGGAAACCTTCTCGGCTGAGTCGGTGTTCGATCCGGCAACCTGCCTCGCATTCGGTGGCGGCACCGGTGGCGGCCTGCCTGACGAAGACGACTGCAACATCGGCAAGACTGTCCAGGTGGACACCTACACCGGCGCCAACTCGGCACTGCAGTCGGAGCAGTCGAAGCAGTTCTCGATCGGTGCTGTCTGGGACGTCATCCCGGCAGTCAGCGTCAAGGTTGACTACGCCCGCATCGAAATCGACAACAAGCTGACCCTGATCGGCGCACAGGACCTGATCGACCGTTCGAACGGCACCGATCCACGTGCGATCCCGGCCGGCCTGGCAGTCGTGCGCAATGCACAAGGCCGCATCACCCGCATCCAGCAGGGCTATGCAAACGAAGGCACGCTGAAGGGCGAATACCTGGACGTGAGCGTCACTGGCCGTTGGAAGAACGCAATGGTCGGCAACTTCGACCACGAACTGCGTTATTCGAACACGCTGAGCTACGACGACGACGGCAGCGAGATGACCGGCACGCTGGGCCTGCCACGCTATCGCGCAACGCTGATGAACAACTGGAGGCGTGGTCCGTTCGGCGCGTCGTACAACATCAACGTGACCGGCAAGAACGCCGACAGCGCAACCCGTGCAGTCCCGACCTACGTGACGCATGACGTGCAGGCGACCTACACGATGCCTTGGAACACCAAGCTGATCGCTGGTGTGGTCAACGCGGGTGGCAAGATGCCAAAGCTGGTGTCGTATGACGGCCGTAACTTCAACTTCTACCTGTACGACGGCTACGGCCGCCAGGCATACGTGCGCCTCGAGCACAAGTTCTAA
- a CDS encoding YhdP family protein has protein sequence MVAAEPRFETLELIRPQLDVRRGPDGALHVAGMRIDTKEDKGGPGGDWVFRQREIVIREGRIDWTDGLRAAPPLALRDVTTVLQNRWTTHRFALKATPPSALAQPLDVRARFAHPRFGGRVSDMSRWKGELYADLRAADLAAWKQYLDYPFQLSQGRGSLRTWITLDNARLAGFTADLALADVAARVKPDLPPLALARVSGRLSASEAPVPGVADGKPTFGANGHTISLDNFRVVTGDGRALPPATLTEVFTPARAGKPQRVQVQARQVDLAALAELAAQLPLSALQRRALADFAPRGQLLDFSASRDGQYPRLAGYRVKGRVAGLSLQPQAARPAVAATPGTPAQAAFPALPGFSNLSGAIDATDAGGSITLDSSALALHLPAWFADPTLPLDHLGLQARWRYQPGRQLLVELDKLEFVRGKLHGSLSGNHQLPLEPGHGPGVADFEGTLGGFQIAQVGRYLPLATPEGLRGWLSAALQGGTLDDVRLRLRGDLSRFPFRADNPAERGRGEFRVAGRLNNAVLEYAPGHRTPENKVLWPLAEAINGSIVFERDRMEIRGETLRTLGLNLSNVRATLPRLGTHDMVLDIDGEAAGPLQEFLGYVAASPVLGWIGHFTEDARGSGDARLGLKLQMPLANLRETKVQGGLQLQNNDVSLFPDLPPLQAALGKVEFNERGVNLNGVAANFLGGPLALSGGTQKDGAIAIRLAGTFSSEGMRRTAPAPAMARLAGKLSGSTRYAGLIGYRDHQLNVTLDSTLAGLGLEFPAPLNKPQGDSLPLHFVLNGAPTVDGVGRDELRLTLGNSVAARYLRSRQPRGAWTVERGGIGVNVPAPEPDDGMMINVDMKSVNVDAWLATGRAIAGDEHEGAAAGSSPGPNFAQYVVPTTIAARATELFVGERRMADVVVGASHRGNTRQANLQSRQASGHIAWSEGQGQGVGKVTARLASLVIPESQAAEVKDLLESNKGASASIPALDIVAERFELFNKQFGRLDLQASNVQALAGKEWRIDRLSLTNPDGQLKATGRWLTKDGKSNTGMNFTLDILDAGRLLDRLGFPDTLRRGKGKLSGDLSWNGLPYALDIPTLSGQIELNVGGGQFLKKDPGAAKLLGVLSLQMLPRLLKLDFHDVFSEGLAFDGISANAMVNRGVVKTDNLKMHGVAATVLMAGTADIANESTNLRVVVIPEFNLGTGPLVYGLAVNPVIGLGSYLAQLFLRAPVMKALTYQMQITGPWKSPTITKLDNPPDAPVPAKANKE, from the coding sequence GTGGTCGCGGCCGAACCGCGCTTCGAGACGCTCGAGCTGATCCGCCCCCAGCTGGACGTGCGGCGCGGCCCCGATGGCGCCCTGCACGTGGCCGGCATGCGCATCGACACGAAGGAAGACAAGGGCGGACCGGGCGGCGACTGGGTGTTCCGCCAGCGCGAGATCGTCATTCGCGAAGGGCGCATCGACTGGACCGACGGCCTGCGCGCCGCGCCGCCGCTAGCCCTGCGCGACGTCACCACGGTGCTGCAGAACCGCTGGACCACGCACCGCTTCGCCCTGAAGGCGACGCCCCCAAGCGCGCTGGCGCAGCCGCTGGACGTGCGCGCGCGCTTCGCCCATCCGCGCTTCGGCGGGCGCGTCTCCGACATGTCGCGTTGGAAGGGCGAACTGTATGCCGACCTGCGCGCGGCCGACCTGGCGGCCTGGAAGCAATACCTCGACTATCCCTTCCAGCTGAGCCAGGGACGCGGTTCGCTGCGCACCTGGATCACGCTCGACAACGCGCGCCTGGCCGGCTTTACCGCCGACCTGGCACTGGCCGACGTCGCCGCCCGCGTCAAGCCCGACCTGCCGCCGCTGGCGCTGGCACGCGTGTCGGGCCGCCTGTCGGCCAGCGAAGCCCCGGTGCCGGGCGTGGCCGACGGCAAGCCCACTTTCGGCGCCAACGGCCATACCATCAGCCTGGACAATTTCCGCGTCGTCACAGGCGACGGCCGTGCGCTGCCGCCGGCCACCCTGACCGAAGTCTTCACGCCGGCGCGCGCGGGCAAGCCGCAGCGGGTGCAGGTGCAGGCACGCCAGGTCGACCTGGCCGCGCTGGCGGAACTGGCGGCGCAGTTGCCGCTGTCGGCGCTGCAGCGGCGCGCCCTGGCCGACTTCGCGCCGCGCGGCCAGCTGCTCGATTTTTCCGCTTCACGGGATGGCCAGTACCCGCGCCTGGCGGGCTATCGCGTCAAGGGCCGCGTTGCCGGCCTGAGCCTGCAGCCGCAGGCGGCGCGTCCGGCCGTCGCCGCGACCCCGGGGACGCCGGCACAGGCGGCCTTCCCGGCCTTGCCCGGCTTTAGCAACCTGTCGGGCGCCATCGACGCCACCGACGCCGGCGGCAGCATCACGCTCGATTCAAGCGCGCTGGCCCTGCACCTGCCGGCCTGGTTCGCCGACCCGACCCTGCCGCTCGACCACCTCGGGCTGCAGGCGCGCTGGCGCTACCAGCCCGGCCGCCAGTTGCTGGTCGAGCTCGACAAGCTCGAATTCGTCCGGGGCAAGCTGCACGGCAGCCTGTCGGGTAATCACCAACTGCCGCTCGAGCCCGGGCACGGTCCGGGCGTGGCCGACTTCGAAGGCACGCTCGGCGGCTTCCAGATCGCCCAGGTCGGGCGCTACCTGCCGCTGGCCACGCCGGAAGGCTTGCGCGGCTGGCTGTCGGCGGCGCTGCAGGGGGGCACCCTCGACGACGTGCGCCTGCGCCTGCGCGGCGACCTGTCGCGCTTCCCCTTCCGTGCAGACAACCCGGCCGAACGCGGGCGCGGCGAATTCCGCGTGGCCGGCCGCCTGAACAATGCGGTGCTGGAATACGCGCCGGGGCACCGTACGCCTGAGAACAAGGTGCTGTGGCCGCTGGCCGAAGCGATCAACGGCAGCATCGTGTTCGAGCGCGACCGCATGGAAATCCGCGGCGAGACGCTGCGCACGCTCGGCCTGAACCTGTCGAACGTGCGCGCGACGCTGCCCAGGCTCGGCACGCACGACATGGTGCTCGACATCGACGGCGAGGCAGCCGGCCCGCTGCAGGAATTCCTCGGCTACGTCGCGGCCAGCCCGGTGCTGGGCTGGATCGGCCACTTCACCGAGGATGCGCGCGGCAGCGGCGACGCCCGCCTCGGGCTGAAACTGCAGATGCCGCTGGCGAACCTGCGCGAAACCAAAGTGCAGGGCGGCTTGCAGCTGCAGAACAACGACGTGAGCCTGTTTCCCGACCTGCCGCCGCTGCAAGCGGCCCTCGGCAAGGTCGAGTTCAACGAGCGCGGCGTCAACCTGAACGGGGTCGCTGCCAATTTCCTCGGCGGGCCGCTGGCGCTGTCGGGCGGCACCCAGAAAGACGGTGCGATCGCGATCCGGCTTGCCGGCACCTTCTCGAGCGAAGGCATGCGCCGTACCGCACCGGCACCGGCAATGGCGCGCCTGGCGGGCAAGCTGTCGGGCAGCACCCGTTATGCCGGCCTGATCGGTTATCGCGACCACCAGCTGAACGTCACGCTCGATTCGACCCTGGCCGGACTCGGCCTGGAATTCCCGGCGCCGCTCAACAAGCCGCAGGGCGACAGCTTGCCGCTGCACTTCGTCCTGAACGGCGCGCCGACGGTCGACGGCGTCGGGCGCGACGAATTGCGCTTGACGCTGGGCAATTCGGTCGCGGCGCGCTACCTGCGCAGCCGCCAGCCGCGCGGTGCCTGGACGGTCGAACGCGGCGGCATCGGGGTCAACGTGCCGGCGCCCGAGCCGGACGACGGCATGATGATCAACGTCGACATGAAGTCGGTGAACGTCGATGCCTGGCTGGCGACCGGGCGGGCGATCGCCGGCGACGAGCACGAAGGTGCTGCCGCGGGCTCGAGCCCCGGGCCGAACTTCGCCCAGTACGTGGTGCCGACGACGATCGCGGCGCGCGCGACCGAACTCTTCGTGGGCGAACGCCGCATGGCCGACGTGGTCGTCGGCGCCAGCCACCGCGGCAATACCCGGCAGGCGAACCTGCAATCGCGCCAGGCCTCGGGCCACATCGCCTGGAGCGAAGGGCAGGGACAGGGCGTCGGCAAGGTCACCGCGCGCCTGGCCTCGCTCGTGATTCCGGAATCGCAGGCCGCCGAAGTCAAAGACCTGCTCGAATCGAACAAGGGTGCCAGTGCCTCCATTCCGGCGCTCGACATCGTTGCCGAACGCTTCGAGCTGTTCAACAAGCAGTTCGGCCGCCTCGACCTGCAAGCGAGCAACGTGCAAGCGCTGGCCGGCAAGGAGTGGCGCATCGACCGCCTGTCGCTCACGAATCCCGACGGCCAGCTGAAGGCGACCGGACGCTGGCTGACCAAGGACGGCAAGAGCAATACCGGCATGAACTTTACGCTCGACATCCTTGACGCCGGACGCCTGCTCGACCGCCTGGGCTTTCCCGATACTTTGCGCCGTGGCAAGGGCAAGCTCTCGGGCGATCTGTCCTGGAACGGCCTGCCGTATGCGCTCGACATCCCGACGCTGTCGGGCCAGATCGAACTGAACGTCGGGGGCGGCCAGTTCCTGAAAAAAGACCCGGGCGCGGCCAAGCTGCTCGGCGTGCTCAGCCTGCAGATGCTGCCGCGCCTCCTCAAGCTCGACTTCCATGACGTGTTTTCCGAAGGGCTGGCTTTCGATGGCATCAGCGCCAATGCCATGGTCAACCGCGGCGTGGTCAAGACCGACAACCTCAAGATGCATGGCGTGGCCGCCACGGTACTGATGGCAGGCACGGCCGACATCGCCAACGAATCGACCAACCTGCGCGTGGTGGTGATTCCCGAGTTCAACCTCGGCACCGGGCCGCTGGTCTACGGGCTGGCCGTCAACCCCGTCATCGGCCTCGGCTCTTACCTGGCCCAGCTGTTCCTGCGGGCACCGGTGATGAAGGCGCTGACCTACCAGATGCAGATTACGGGACCGTGGAAATCGCCTACCATTACCAAACTCGACAACCCGCCGGACGCCCCCGTGCCGGCCAAAGCGAACAAGGAGTGA